The sequence ATATGGAACAAGCTTCTTATGCAGTTCAGTCATTAAAAGACACCCAATCAACAGTAGTTGCGATGAAAACCGGCatgaaacaaatgaaaaaagaaTTTAAGAACATTAATATAGATGATATTGaggtagaataaaattattttaatatttgttactaAATTCAGTAAGTATTAATGATATTTCAGAATAAGTTTTAATTGACAATCTAAAAGggctattttacattttacccaAGCTACCTATTGCAACTTACCAACCAGATACTATTAATACTGATAATGACTTATATCTAGACACTAGcctagtttatttaaaataatagtttttataattttttattattaattgtatacatttaatataggaTCTTCAAGATGAAATGGCTGATATGCTAGATCAATCAAATGAAGTGCAAGAAGCATTAGGACGGACATATGGAGTACCAGATATTGATGAAGATGAACTAAATGCAGAACTTGAAGCAATTGGTGATGAATTAGCTTTAGATGATGATACTTCTTATCTAGATCAAGTGAATGTCCCAGACAAAGAACCTGGGCAAAAAGATAAAGAACCTAGTAAACCAGGTGAAATTTCTGTAGATGAATTTGGTTTACCAAAAATACCAGCACAACTTTAACtgagataataaaataacaaattatattaattttacttttaccattatttttttaagaattaaataagtattaaattaccatctactatattatattatatattaattaaatatgttattacaaattaaaaataattgtttaaggaAAGTTTTTCTTCATAGGTACATAGTTTTTTAttcgtaaataaaaatgtatttgattttttaataccatttaCAGTAACCTTAAGATAAGTAATGagataaaattgaattcaaaattaaaagctcaattcatgatttgtttcaataattcaatagtagttactaaaattttaaaatatcattattaattgtcTTTAGATGTTGTATAACTAATAttgaagttttaattaattttaaaatcaaatatatttttgtacaagttcattttaataaaaactgattttataCTATCAATTATACATAACTAGTCTTAAgagtaacatatttattattcataaatcataagcaTATGAATTTCAGTGTTTATTTGTTCTCTATAttggcataatataatataaaaatttctcATTAcaatgaagtaaaaaaaattgtttataattaaataatgtgaaatgcttaaaatataattttgaattttttcaacaattatgCAGAATCAGAAGTTTTAAactaagtttgataataattttttatttattgattgataCATTCCTGGACAatgtaaattatgaaattttatataatatacctaattgataaatataattatactttaaatatcaacaaattgtaataatagtttaattaatattatatacaagtacttaagaggacgccatacccatatgtgttattttgttttatgtacatacaacatagcaaatttgcattcagtagaacatattaatttgttagcttcaatattaagaaataataagtaaattctcTCTATTTGAAGGAATATTTGCtatgttatatgtatgtaaaactGAGACTACATATGCAGGTATGATGTCCCATTTATTCACACATTACGCaagtaaatgataaaaaataaaaaaagttctataacaaataatctttttttttaatttgtactaatctaataaatcattattttattaaatcaagctattttatcaatttgattatttataatgttgtatGAAAATTACTTACAAAAATGTAAGAATCTTCTGTACAaggtattttttcaaattttattaagtCTTGGTaggtagtataattttattattttaatggtaatttctaaattttaatccACCGAAttctatgtttaaattttaccaaatttacttgttatatataataatattatagattgtaaatatactttgtttaaataataaaaaaggtttaaatttaaaattggataAGTAACTATTCAGTCATCCAGAACCATGAAGTAAAAGCATACCTCTATTAGTACCAAGaacatattacaattaatatgtttgcatattttaattctgcacttagtttaattaaattatcttcCAAATTCTAAAAGTGAGTTTTAGTCATGTTGTTGAAGTTATCATAAAaacagatttatattttataataaggaaATAACCACATTTATTATTggttgctttttttttttaaagattatgaCATGGTTTTTCAATTTAAGACATAGTTCTTAACACATTAGCcctagttttaataattaagtttattatctTACGTTAATTCTTTTACTAATTTTCCATGCTCTTGTATGTTAATACAAcataaaagataattaaaataataaataataatttattaatgttaataaaaaaaaactgataatactgattttttttaaataaaattgatataggtacctactcataTTTAATTctactataaaatcaataatattaatttatgaataggATGGTGATGAAACGATTATGCATCCATAGATATTTGTGTTTTTActcacttatttttaaaataacaatcaatttattataaaattagtatattagttatagttgtatttatttCAAACTGTTTTAACACCACCATAAATAAAGTATCAAAGGTCATCATAAAtcactcataataatatatatgtattatgataaatctattaaatctaAACAATTCACAAATTGTTTGTAGTTAGGTATATGACTTAATACTTAAACCAATATTCTATTAACATgacattgttaaaaaaaactaaatatgtatttgaaattgttcattgaattaaattttggtttaatggtatgcatattttaaagcataaaaatatttatgtgatcAATATCATGATATAACTGAAGTCTACAAACCAATAAtccattttaaacaattttgaaacaGTAAAGATGAAAGCTCGGTAAATTGTACCGATGTTTTTTTAGTGGGTAAACCGAGTAATCCCTCAATGTAAATTGTTTACAAGcataatacctaattttaatttaggtagATACCTTATGCCTACAAACATTTTAGTacctagtatttaatttaagactATATCTTCAGGTATACTTTATTTAGTCTTGCTCTTTTCACACGTGTTTAAAAGATAAACAGTGTTgcttacaatatatttagtattatttacacAGTttgaattttagaatatttctaGGTGTTCAATAGATACCTACTTAAtgtttttacaatatacatcattatttaatattatattatcactaaAATGATGCGAATTATAAACTGTAACCATTTATTAATATCAGCATGAACAATTTCAGGAACAGGTTAAGTcgaaatttttagtaaataagtgaattttaccaatatattttaatagacaattattatattctgtgcTTATAGATACTTATTTAGTATAAGGTCCAGGCGCAAAcgcaaaaaacaatttattttttttgtgggaGGGCGAacattttttcgaaaaatatacTATTCACTACTGTAggtcaggtaatttattttttattcgcgATATTTCGGGAGAGCTTTAAACACCCACCCCCTGCATTGGCGCCTGATAAAGTCGATGGTATTCACTAAAAATGTATGTCCtcataaattaaattccaaattttaaagaaatataaatacttaatcgATTTgtacttttgtttttgttatccAATAATTAACCTGTTAATGCAAGTGTACTAGCTAATGTACTGTGTACCactgtacctacatataaatgGAGCTTATAATACGCATTGAGAAGTATCCTCGTGAGAAAAATTCAAGTTTGTATAAGAGATGTGTTAACCAGTTTGAAATAACTCTTCCTAACGCTTGAGGGAGACATTGAGGAAAATGGAAAACACCACAGTTTTTCCTCTAAACTATAAAGCAAAAGAGATTTCGTCGATAAATCGCTTTGTGCCTGATGTATAGTGGAATGACTATTGTCAAagcttaattaaaaatttagtaaaatgtttgcaatgtataatataaaataactgtagcctgtaggtatactaataagaacttttttcaaatataaacgaaaaaaatggaAGGAGACTAAATGGCCTGTATAAAGTATAGAATAGTAgcgactttttaaataataatatagaaattgtaAAGAATTTCCCAggaataggaaaatataaattttgcgTTCCAGTATTTGCGAGCATTGTGTTGAATATTTGTGTAAGAAATATGATTGATTTCTTAAATAGACACTAGACGTTTGATTATTTTGTCAGTAATTATGTAAAAGCCTGGAGATTTTTTAgaggaaatttttttaatactaatattaacttTGACTGGACAAAGGGCTTGAGAAAGAAAGCACATTTGAAGTGGAGAATcgaaaatgttttatacttttttattattatttttttttggtaatgtGGCTGACGACTGAAagatgatttttaaatgtttagtgaatatattatatttgatttgtcTTAGTCAGAGTTGTAACTACTATATAGCATTATAGCTAGGTAGGTATCAACATTGTTGCGCAATGTAATGAATCGATGAGTGGCTTATGAATACTTAGAAGTTTTCTAAAGGCTTTCCAAAGAGTATCATAAACTTTATGTATATGTAAGTGATAAAGCATGTTTGCTATTGGTGAATTTCCTTCTCTCCGACTCTTTGGATATTTCTTTCTCACTAAACAGGGCAATTCCCACCcgggttaaaaattaaatacaattaatattaaacaatatatctaccaaataaataaatgtactctttatataatgtactttattaaataactacaaaaatcaatatattatctttttttatcataattaatatcaaaatatattttaaaatcaaacgtcataaaaatataaagtttactaggtaatataaatatcacaaaTACAAAGTTATGTATTGATTCATAGGGGAAATATCTCAGACGGTGTGGAGACGTCCAGACCGTTTAGTACCTTTGTAATGGATTTAAACTTGTATAGTAAGCTAAAATTTTGTCAGACTGTTTGTCCTCAATGTTTTAATgatatacctaaatacctaataaggGTTTCTATTTTAATAGGGAGTATAGTGACTATAGAGAGGTTGTAAGAAACCTTCATTGACAGCAATTATATGGCAGAATTTCAGCAattgtatgattttattttgtgtgaATAAGTAAACTACATCATAGATGTGAGAAGtccttttaaaaaatcattttttttcagaataggTGAAATCAAATTTTTCCTAATCAGTTTAATATTGGGATAGAATTTCTATTGTGTTTATAAGGAGACTGatagtttataaaaagtaaaaactagtGAATGGTCTGACTATCATATTAAGGATCTATCTACTGACAACTGACACCCATCCCGTTATAAAATGCCTGGCATTTTAAATATCTACGTATATATGATAAATCTATGCGtaagcataatattgtataatatttttaaatatcgcaAAAGTTCCAAACAGTCTCCCTACATAaacttttagttaaaaatataataaaaacaaaaatacaaaatgtacaaaCACGTGATTGACGTCAGCTGTTGCTGACTTGCCGTCGGACCTGTCGGTTTTGGAATTTGGACATTATgtcatataaatagtaaataccaaaatacctatataatattcattatttgtccgtaatatacgtataatactataatatattatacgtctatgatttgtacatttataatttatgttaattttcatttgttattgttatttgtttattgttattacaatttattatcaggatcgtagAACAATATTTGTAAATGCGTATTAATAAATCGTGGTATGGTTACGGACTGCCATTTAAGGTATGAATAATTATCATGAATcatgataaataaatgataaaacatcGGTCAAGTTCAGACAGTTCAGTTCTATTACTTTCACCAGttatagaaaatgtttttaaatacataagacGTTCACAAAAATTGACAAGACAAAAACGGCGTTTttgtaagataataataaatacacaaaatttaTTTCGAGTACGCTTTTCTGTGAGATTTCTGTAGAAAACGAAAAGCCGTCATTTGATTCCAATGCAAGAATCGAAGACGAAGACGATGTTTAGATTTTTTCTTCTCGaccttgaaaaatataaatccgAAACGTTACGGAATTTCGTTGCCAACATAACCGGTGTCAACACACGAGGCCGATAATAATTGACAGGAGTACCCGTGTGCTGGACGTATATCGGGCCATTCCGGGGGTACTTGCTGATCGCTGGTCGCATCACTCGGTACTCACTAGACAGTAGACACTAGTGACTAGTCAGTAGTCGGCACTCGCTGTTCGCCGTCACCGTGTCTCTTTACTCGCCAACGACAATAGTACAGCACTCGCCTAATCACCTCTTACATTCGGTGGTGGCGCAGGGTGTACACCATTCATTAAACACTACGCATACTTTGCTATTTGTGTGTTCGTTGTTGACGTAGTTTTTCGATCAAAAGTTCTTTCGCCGAGAAGACCATCACTTCCTGTTCAACTTTGACCATCTCGGGACGTGTCTTTCCATCCGGTTCTTTGGTTTTCCTCGCACAGGTAAGGGATTAGtcattataagcatttttaaagatatttacaaTCATCTGCTCAACTAtcgtttttaaactaaattgcTGGAAGTAGTTGGTCGACTAAGCACAACATTATGTAGTTCAGTATCCTTTGACCTCTTGTATAATGTTGCGTCTGTTGCCGGCTTGCCTCCTTCTGTGTTATCCGTTCTATtcacattttttatgtatactttaCATCTAGTCTCAATAGTCTGATGTGTTTTTTATCCTATCAATTAGTTTTGTACTAGGTGCCTTTGATAAATCAGAATTACACTGGTTTGTCATCAGTTGATTAACGAGTACTTTCCtatgatgtttattatttttgttttatcgatTGGCATTGTCTGTTAGACCAGTGTAATACTAGCTATATAATCATCAGTAATATgaaggtattatttatttatttccaataattattatccaaatattcttagaatataattttttgttttcatgtttactaacataaaatactcatgtattattgtttcaattttataatatataatctattttgtattgttataggTAGGTGCTTCGTGTTTAATTATAAGTAGtacttactattttatttttaatgatcaagTCTTACATGTTTTTAAGATACACCATCAGTGCAcacatttcaaatttttattaatcttattttatttctgataaaaaaaagttttttactatgttaacttaaatatttcatcaaaaaaatatgACGTTTTTATGACGTTccccaataaataaaataggtacaactAACTAAAAAAGGTTTAATTTATCGACATTGATATACAACCCCAATTAGTCAAGCATATAGTATAGGATTCTAATTAAAATTGGTGTTTATCTGTAGTTAATGTTAACATTTACATATTCATTAGgtatttgttataacttataatttaacaagCTTTGCATAcacttatattaactataagtataattgtcttataattttttcattacctACCTTggtaccttttttattttgttttacataatatattcaacgaTAGTGTATAATGTTTGGCTTTTTATTATCTTCTTGTAGTTCTTGTATTTAATCTCTATAGAAATGTTTGGTCATAAGTAGGGAACagatttaaatgcaaaaaaaacatgaaaaatgcctttaaataaaaatacgatttaatgtactcataatagaatttttttttaaattggtcttaaaattaattttaataattaaaatatttgttttgttattatataaattcttattattcGTCTTTTCCTATCTTCTTTTTAccatgaaaattatttacaaaaaatgaataataataatataacatataataaaaatagaagtacTGACAGGCAAAACAAACAATATTCTTCAAGAatgaattttaactaattttttttcaaattttatccattcttatgtaaaaatgacttaaaactttaaaatgcaaaataaaagttactttTTAATTCTTTGATGTATGAAATGTAATTTGCATTAAAATCCATTCTGtagttaaaagttatattagttttatcatAATCATTTCATTCAGtagaataataaacttaaaagtaataaagtGTAACAAGACTGAATACTTGGCTTAAactaattggtatttaattttaatatttaattgaatttaataaaattgaacccTATCTCAAGtacaatattagtaattatttttttcatgtttctatttttcataaaatattttgtggtatttcattaaatccatttttaatttttcatgataATTCAAGTAAAATGTTGTTTCACTACCTATaatttagatacatatttttagaaattgtgCTTACAAATATTTCTATTTCATGATCAATATTAAGTTGTTGATTAAACTACTTAGTACTTATAGcacagttaattaaaaatatgaagtatctaatagttattaaatcattttttttatgaaatataataatacctgtaTATTATGCTTGGTTATATCTTGCTAAAGAAGctctaataagttataaaatatgaatatacaatataattctaAAGAGTGCCTCCAGATTTTTAGATATACCTTAGGGTATTATGTAGTATTAGTTAAAAAAGGTTGTAAACTTCTGTATCTGTATTAGATAATAGTATGTTATCATAAAGTAcccattattttttagatataatgtttttaatatgacgTATCATATTGTTTCATAGCTTAATATAATTGATCATTTAATTCTTTCGCTGTAACCACGCACTATACCAGTGTTTTTTAAACTGTGCTCCGCGAAACCCTGGGGTTCCGCGAAGATCACTTAAGGGTTcctcaaaacatttaaaatattcaaaaaaattattttgaaaaatctattatttatttataaaatattaatatattttaattttacatttagttAATTACAGTACCtatgaaatatacattaaataatagtatattatagtcaatattattttgtactaatataatataagaaaagtcaatattatattacttttgaatGTTATGATAcctcctaaataaataattttattacatttttctgtgtttagtataatattatatatattatcattgttgcCGTTTATTGTAATGTTTAGTACTATCCTCCTTTTTGAAGATAATATTGATAGGGGTtcagcataaaaaatattattgtttggtgTTCTGTGATTTCAAAAAGTTTAAGAAACACTGCACTATACCTATCATCTATCTTTTCCTACAGGTTTctgtaatttattcattatttgttattcCTATTAGGTATGTAGAttacatggtaatttttgaGGTAATTTTAGAGACTATTGATTTCTGCTTTGGATATTAAAGTGTTCTTTTACCCTTAGAGTctattttatgatttgtatattttttgtccTTGTGCTTCCAATACCCATTATAGGattactgatattattataaactgcattatttgttttaattattcttttgatttttattgtatctgtattgaattttattttaagtttattctaAATAGTTAGTACTATACCGTAGTTACTAGGtttgatgttttatattaaaaaaaaaaaatgatgtattacgtatctattacaaaaaattatctattataaagtTATCTATTATAAACCTTGTTTTATTCATAGAATTTTTAACCTGTACATagaacaataagtaaattagatacctaagtaaaaataaa is a genomic window of Rhopalosiphum padi isolate XX-2018 chromosome 4, ASM2088224v1, whole genome shotgun sequence containing:
- the LOC132930398 gene encoding charged multivesicular body protein 5 translates to MNRIFGKSKEKAPPPDMSAVIKGVDDRAESVEQKINRLDRELKKLKDQMAKMREGPAKNSLKQKALRVLKQRKQYESQAENLRNQSFNMEQASYAVQSLKDTQSTVVAMKTGMKQMKKEFKNINIDDIEDLQDEMADMLDQSNEVQEALGRTYGVPDIDEDELNAELEAIGDELALDDDTSYLDQVNVPDKEPGQKDKEPSKPGEISVDEFGLPKIPAQL